A stretch of Malassezia japonica chromosome 6, complete sequence DNA encodes these proteins:
- the TRM82 gene encoding tRNA (guanine-N(7)-)-methyltransferase non-catalytic subunit trm82 (BUSCO:EOG092632TF; EggNog:ENOG503NW8P; COG:J): MSDLARLPVHAVDASQGYVVALTGANIVLYRSSGELVAALDARIDAGVPGDASVVAFPRLCAISPSEAYLAVASDDKTLRVWRTDELAYGKEVVRQRLAKRAGTLQWTTCALHGEKGEEVVIADKFGDVWSFPVDASVAPEALPDAAEEDPAEAAVKPRLGHVSMVTCLAFLGQGGVPTSIVSADRDEHIRISRWGTKRAGHVVQEYLLGSSSFVGALLPIEQSTAEKSGFDSAILVSADGGACLRVWAQHGKYGLQSVVALPDLSKHVAVDASIERRRERVASNVALRDAFDPTAKPPKRAREDENEETAPLVLTRLLLVNDTTILATWEGASVLALIPLASLRASGTLSDVYVYDVEAPILSVAYVAAQGTLYVACDDRPGIGHAPALRAYTVGTTIEPASSSVLDALNAPPADTPTSAPDLAKHAVLTAAAASPRAFAPHATLSKLCLYPALTTWPKPAPVAGDDATPYPSFFLGQRPEAVAQEMVQRFQSGKRAAGRAKNQATIQQQYAAEQ; the protein is encoded by the exons ATGAgcgacctcgcgcggctgccGGTGCATGCGGTGGATGCGTCGCAGGGCTATGTCGTTGCGCTGACCGGAGCGAATATCGTGCTGTAcaggtcgagcggcgagctggtcgcCGCACTGGATGCGCGCATCGATgcgggcgtgccgggcgacgcgtcggTCGTCGCTTTTCCGCGCCTCTGCGCGATttcgccgagcgaggcgtaCCTCGCCGTTGCCTCGGACGACAAGACGCTGCGTGTGTGGCGCACAGACGAGCTCGCGTACGGGAAAGAggtcgtgcgccagcgcctcgcgaaGCGCGCAGGCACGCTGCAGtggacgacgtgcgcgctcCACGGCGAAAAGGGCGAGGAGGTCGTCATTGCCGACAAGTTTGGCGACGTCTGGTCGTTTCCGGTAgacgcgagcgtcgcgcccgaggcgctgcccgatgcggccgaggaggatccggccgaggcggcggtcAAACCGCGCCTGGGGCACGTCAGCATGGTGACCTGCCTCGCGTTCCTCGGCCAGGGGGGGGTGCCGACGAGCATCGTGAgcgccgaccgcgacgagcacatCCGCATCTCGCGCTGGGGCACGAAGCGTGCGGGGCACGTCGTCCAGGAGTACCTCctcggctcgtcgagctttGTCGGCGCACTCCTGCCAATTGAACAGTCAACGGCGGAAAAGAGCGGCTTTGACAGCGCGATCCTCGTGTCGGcagacggcggcgcatgccTGCGTGTGtgggcgcagcacggcaaGTACGGCCTGCAGTCGGTCGTTGCGCTGCCCGACCTCTCGAagcacgtcgcggtcgacgcatcaatcgagcgccgccgcgagcgcgtcgcaagCAACGTGGCGCTCCGGGACGCGTTCGACCCGACGGCCAagccgccgaagcgcgcgcgcgaagATGAAAACGAAGagacggcgccgctcgtgctcaCGCGCCTCTTGCTCGTGAACGACACGACGATCCTCGCGACGTGGGagggcgcgtcggtgctcgcgctgatcccgcttgcgtcgctgcgtgcctcgGGCACGCTCAGCGACGTGTATGTGtacgacgtcgaggcgccaATCCTCAGCgtcgcgtacgtcgccgcACAGGGCACCCTCTATGTAGCCTGCGACGACCGGCCTGGCATCGGCcatgcgccggcgctccgTGCGTACACGGTCGGCACGACGATCGAGCcggcgtcctcgtcggtgctcgacgcgctgaatgcgccgccggcggacacgccgacgtcggcgccggacctcgccaagcacgccgtgcttacagcggcggcggcgtcgccgcgtgCTTTTG CGCCTCACGCAACACTGTCCAAGCTCTGTCTCTACCCTGCCCTCACGACGTGGCCCAagccggcgccggtcgcgggcgacgacgcaACGCCGTACCCCTCCTTCTTCCTGGGCCAGCGCCCAGAGGCAGTGGCGCAGGAGATGGTGCAGCGGTTCCAGTCTGGCAAGCGCGCAGCGGGGCGTGCCAAGAACCAGGCGACGATCCAGCAGCAATATGCAGCCGAGCAGTAG
- the SEC63 gene encoding secretory subunit (EggNog:ENOG503NVTY; COG:O; TransMembrane:3 (o12-30i66-84o195-218i)), which yields MSGYKYDDEGGQFYTFALTAVIAFMVPYTYRTLFSRQKTAAHGWLDQLGHKTQVAKSLMRTSPYSTLFRAFVLIAGWAAVAYLTRCIATTSSTSMHAVYDPFQILGIAASATEKEIRRRYRKLSVQFHPDKLRNVANQTKEEIDAHYIELTKAYKSLTDETTRKNLELYGHPDGRQEMSLGIALPTWIVESQNNVWVLSAYGLILGIGLPLLVARWWYGTRSRTKDGVLNSTALGFFSKLKKEMGAADIFQLLGQTEELTAYASELQAADEAAYAALEQETLAVYKRLHGSDLVTDEPKEVRRALVLLAAYLHRISSSSSRVEQVKYAVGRYTDKLLTSLLAMSTAHKRLAQTSTIRDMIPCGVQAVPMQGGSLAEVLQLPHMTLPLAEALLEHEAVSSKGLQGLWKVPDAERRKVLVGDGKMSEAAYAECIKALGEWPRIELVDTYFTVIGEENVTTEALMQVVVKVRLLPLKRDGSLLRSGRRLDAKDKAKASHVRPGTDEFAKDPTSDVQSGKQPMGVAYAPYFAEERKPHWFIQMGDHKNDHLIIAPTKFTDLGTSELRTVRINVQAPPEPGVFTFMLEVKSDSYLGSDASQLLKLRVEEAPALTEADEDYISDPEEDSIAGQMALMRGERVKPSVVYAEDGEEEDDDEDEDDEDDDDEDDDSDDDSDSDSDSD from the exons ATGTCGGGGTACAAGTACGACGATGAGGGCGGGCAGTTTTATACGTTCGCCCTCACGGCGGTGATCGCTTTCATGGTGCCATACACGTACCGCACACTCTTTTCTCGCCAGAAAA CCGCGGCCCACGGAtggctcgaccagctcgggCACAAGACACAGGTCGCCAAGTCGTTgatgcgcacgtcgccttACTCGACACTATTTCGTGCCTTTGTACTGATTGCGGGATGGGCAGCAGTGGCGTACCTCACGCGCTGCATCGCGACCacgtcctcgacctcgatgCACGCCGTCTACGATCCTTTCCAGATCCTCGGAATtgcggcgtcggcgaccgagAAGGAGATCAGGCGCCGCTACCGCAAGCTCAGTGTCCAGTTCCACCCGGATAAACTGCGCAATGTCGCGAACCAAACCAAGGAGGAGATCGACGCTCACTACATCGAGCTCACCAAGGCCTACAAGTCGCTCACTGACGAGACCACCAGGAAGAACCTCGAGCTGTACGGCCACCCAGACGGCCGTCAGGAAATGTCGCTGGGTATCGCGCTGCCGACATGGATCGTCGAGAGCCAAAACAACGTGTGGGTGCTGAGCGCCTACGGCCTGATCCTCGGTATCGGCCTGCCGCTGCTCGTGGCCCGCTGGTGGTAtggcacgcgctcgcgcaccaaGGACGGCGTCCTGAACAGTACGGCACTGGGCTTCTTTTCGAAGCTCAAGAAGGAAATGGGCGCGGCGGACATCTttcagctcctcggccagACCGAAGAACTCACGGCCTACGCTTccgagctgcaggccgccgacgaagccgcgtacgccgcgctggagcaagagacgctcgcggtgTACAAGCGCCTGCACGGCTCGGACCTCGTTACGGACGAGCCAAAggaggtgcgccgcgccttggtgctcctcgccgcgtATCTGCACCGCAtttcctcgtcgagcagccgcgtcgagcagg TGAAATACGCCGTGGGCCGGTACACCGACAAGCTCCTCACGAGCTTGCTCGCGATGAGCACGGCGCAcaagcgccttgcgcagacCTCGACGATCCGCGACATGATTCcgtgcggcgtgcaggCGGTGCCGATGCAGGGCGGTAgccttgccgaggtccTGCAGCTGCCGCACATGACGCTGCctctcgccgaggcgctgctcgagcacgaggcggTGTCGTCCAAGGGCCTCCAGGGTCTGTGGAAGGTGCCGGAtgcggagcgccgcaaggtcCTGGTGGGCGACGGCAAGATGTCCGAAGCGGCGTACGCCGAGTGCatcaaggcgctcggcgagtggccgcgcatcgagctggtcgacaCCTACTTTACCG TGATCGGCGAGGAGAATGtcacgaccgaggcgctgatgCAGGTCGTCGTCAAGGTGCGCCTCTTGCCGCTCAAGCGCGACGGCTCGCTCCTGCGCtcgggccgccgcctggacgccaaggacaaggccaaggcgagCCATGTGCGCCCGGGCACGGACGAGTTTGCCAAGGACCCCACGTCCGACGTGCAGAGCGGCAAGCAGCCGATGGGCGTGGCGTACGCGCCGTActttgccgaggagcgcaagccgCACTGGTTCATCCAGATGGGCGACCACAAAAACGACCACCTGATCATTGCGCCGACCAAGTTTACGGACCtcggcacgagcgagcTGCGTACGGTGCGCATCAAcgtgcaggcgccgccggagcCGGGTGTGTTTACGTTCATGCTCGAAGTCAAGTCGGACTCGTACCTCGGCTCGGACGCCTcgcagctgctcaagcTCCGTGTGgaagaggcgccggcgctgaccgaggcggacgaggacTACATCTCGGACCCTGAGGAGGACAGTATCGCGGGACAGATGGCGCTcatgcgcggcgagcgtgtgAAGCCGTCGGTCGTCTATGCcgaggacggcgaggaagaggacgacgacgaggacgaggacgacgaggatgacgacgacgaggatgacgactcggacgacgactcAGACTCTGATAGCGACTCGGACTAG
- a CDS encoding pantothenate kinase (COG:H; BUSCO:EOG09262IP2; EggNog:ENOG503NWGY), translated as MFQPPSAVPVDISLPTHGARIIDDDPAQENASARDSHDIYLPNYIESVSHIAVDIGGSLAKVVYFSHTNIQGGATSPQLSGKHAEECSRPVPSGTLTPAALLRQSPEVATISAIDPHKLRRRSLPEHFPGGRLNFVKFETGDIRSCVAFLRELIERSARANQVGIAEMRHSVKLMTTGGGAHLFYDLFESELGVEVLKEDEMQCLITGLNFMTLIPDEVFWYSDQLVDELYMSQHQHKFTNSSLQRGDSSTPASAPQDLPRPSPQPPLYEPMFESEPSPKLPCLLVNIGSGVSILKVDEKGKFERVSGTSLGGGTLWGLLGLLTDAKNFDEMLELCVRGDNSNVDMLVGDIYGPVGLDHLGLKASTIASSFGKVFRWDRDEDKGDPAAPAEESAHRRKRFRQEDICRSLLYAISNNIGQIAHLNAEKYKLDRIYFGGCFIRGHQATISTLSYAIRFWSQGRRRAYFLRHEGYLGAVGAWVRHIGLDPSQYDGRGTSSESSEHEASPAAALDASDASLASHDAGGGPPLNAMLAEALGTMSLDGAALGPHAPPRSTDSAEGLLEDLETLDDQALGDDPDSIAKIMGQLDKANVVADAIEMRVNSLLGKLQEMMPTTE; from the coding sequence ATGTTTcagccgccgagcgccgtgcccgTGGACATCTCGCTGCCCACGCATGGGGCGCGGATCATTGACGACGATCCGGCGCAGGAGAATGCGTCTGCAAGGGATAGCCACGATATTTACCTGCCGAATTATATCGAGTCGGTGTCGCACATTGCCGTGGACATTGGCGGGTCCCTGGCCAAGGTCGTCTACTTTTCCCACACCAACATCCAGGGGGGCGCCACGAGCCCGCAGCTTTCAGGGAAGCATGCAGAGGAATGTTCGCGACCGGTGCCGAGCGGTACGCTgacgcctgcggcgctcctgcgccagaGCCCCGAGGTCGCGACGATCTCTGCGATCGACCCCCACAAactgcgccgtcgctcctTGCCGGAGCACTTTCCTGGGGGCCGCCTCAACTTTGTCAAGTTTGAAACAGGTGATATTCGCTCGTGTGTAGCgttcctgcgcgagctcatcgagaggagcgcgcgggcgAACCAGGTGGGCATTGCCGAGATGCGGCACAGCGTCAAGCTCATGACCActggaggcggcgcgcacctcTTTTACGACCTGTTTGAGTCGGAGCTGGGGGTCGAAGTGCTGAAGGAAGACGAGATGCAGTGCCTGATTACCGGCCTCAACTTTATGACGCTGATTCCCGACGAGGTCTTTTGGTACTCGGACCAGCTCGTGGACGAGCTGTACATGTCGCAGCATCAGCACAAGTTTACCAACAGCagcctgcagcgcggcgactcgagcacgccggcgagcgccccgCAGGACCTCCCGCGGCCGAGTccgcagccgccgctgTACGAGCCCATGTTTGAGAGCGAGCCGTCGCCCAAGCTCCCGTGCCTCCTTGTGAACATTGGCTCGGGTGTGAGCATCCTCAAGGTCGACGAAAAGGGCAAGTTTGAGCGCGtgagcggcacgtcgctcggtGGTGGCACGCTGTGGGGTCTGCTGGGCCTCTTGACGGATGCCAAGAACTTTGACGAGATGCTGGAGCTGTGTGTGCGCGGCGACAACAGCAACGTCGACATGCTTGTCGGCGATATCTACGGGCcggtcggcctcgaccACCTCGGTTTGAAAGCGTCGACCATTGCCTCGTCCTTTGGCAAGGTCTTTCGGTGggaccgcgacgaggacaagGGCGAccccgcggcgccagcCGAAGAgtcggcgcaccggcgcaagCGGTTCCGGCAGGAGGACATCTGCCGCAGCCTGCTGTATGCGATCAGCAACAACATCGGCCAGATTGCGCACCTGAACGCGGAAAAGTACAAGCTCGACCGCATCTACTTTGGCGGCTGCTTTATCCGCGGGCACCAGGCGACCATCTCGACGCTCTCCTATGCGATCCGCTTCTGGAGCcagggccgccgccgcgcctaCTTTTTGCGTCACGAAGGctacctcggcgcggtcggcgcgtgGGTGCGCCACATTGGCCTCGACCCCTCGCAGTACGACGggcgcggcacgtcgtccgagagcagcgagcacgaggcgtcgccggccgcggccctcgatgcgagcgacgcatcgctcgcgagccacgacgcaggcggcggcccgcCGCTGAATgcgatgctcgccgaggcgctcggcaccatgtcgctcgacggcgcggcgctcgggccGCATGCCCCGCCGCGATCTACCGACTCGGCAGAGGGTCTACTGGAGgacctcgagacgctcgacgaccaggCCCTGGGCGACGACCCCGACTCGATCGCCAAGATCATGGGGCAGCTCGACAAGGCCAACgtggtcgccgacgcgatCGAGATGCGCGTGAATAGCCTGCTTGGCAAACTGCAGGAGATGATGCCTACTACGGAGTAG
- the SPT4 gene encoding transcription elongation factor spt4 (COG:K; EggNog:ENOG503P572), with translation MASTTAAKLRACLRCHYAQTTREFYMKGCPNCQDTLEMQGSQENIGAFTTSNYDGLICMLQPEQSWVAKWQRIEKRIPGLYAVKVVGHLPERDE, from the exons ATGGCGTCCACCACCGCGGCGAAGCTGCGCGCGTGTCTGCGCTGCCACTATGCGCAGACCACGCGTGAGTTTTACATGAAAGGGTGCCCGAACTGCCaggacacgctcgag ATGCAAGGCAGCCAGGAGAACATTGGCGCGTTTACCACCTCGAACTACGACGGGCTGATCTGCATGCTGCAGCCCGAGCAGAGCTGGGTGGCCAAGTGGCAGCGTATCG AAAAACGGATTCCCGGGCTGTATGCAGTCAAGGTCGTTGGGCACCTGCCCGAACGGGACGAGTAG
- the cbc1 gene encoding Nuclear cap-binding protein subunit 1 (EggNog:ENOG503NXEG; BUSCO:EOG09260PI1; COG:A): protein MDGWDGGRGRRGRGRRGGRNFSAPAYTPTPEEQARWHRESTMRQIQHSLFQLGDGEVFEPAHELPRAAAWLEGQAVEFPDAIFAAFRVMTTEQPHKAPLIAALVGQLALAPGALDGTATLGARILNDLLHAYEDYCAGHYWRNIRLVLCFFSALLPLGLVSAASMRDALRALTDGLATLPRDAADGCAFAVIETLCRAGTNLLQADDHASPKAELDELVDSVRAYAEKRTSYAALYSPLHLDRVPEEYAYLSDEGFAQKVQALEALQARGYRAPAMLASPLDLLPTTVSPLTTHVPLEQRLAHVPAVPIPAERRAALDLEREMEYSGPDTGKGGAEARHARTGPAQRRMARWFGATVPAPGTPAALVVRTLAEDIVDLYVVNRKECAQTLLALPLWLRRGTFGGKVPPSKGLFGDEEPWHTSASGDGPPEGPWSLEDLIVETVLASLLALPSPPQNELYYASLLREVVGAAPQQIAPSLGRTVRRFYTASAAGCVRAETLRRLANWFSVHLSNFNFTWAWSEWVSDAELPWPHARRAFARRLAELEVRLAYYDRIKSTVPEALQPSLLPPEEPAPVFTYAAPSHPYHGRAMQLLNSLKAKASVQVIQADLSSFEQSILAPANDVPDVDDDENGMVTSAALAEQIVRDMAMQTLLHAGSRSFSHLLNMIERYHDLLRSLSQTPQARVEMLGSTVRFWARSPQWVLIVIDKLLQYRIVEPVDVVSFVFTPPADTSRLLVQGSGDQVPFSFSASAQELGGTLRDWSSFNWWAVLCLTVEKVVGRVDQLTRRLDELLHAEAQGDAPADDHLPARPGTLPTNSTTSDEAKVHLDAIQLEQRRVLVTVVQQFVQLINSVHAWDAQPNAEDASAATWQAWWIREWYCEFLALYREVLAANRETILANVFAAAKEDDRALRLFDEACG from the coding sequence ATGGACGGGTGGGACGGAGGacgtgggcggcgcggccgcgggcgccgcggcggacgcaACTTTTCTGCACCCGCCTacacgccgacgccggaAGAGCAGGCGCGCTGGCACCGCGAGTCGACTATGCGCCAGATCCAGCACTCGCTCTttcagctcggcgacggcgaggtgtTTGAGCCAGCGCACGAactgccgcgcgccgcggcgtggctAGAGGGgcaggcggtcgagttTCCCGATGCGATCTTTGCCGCGTTCCGTGTGATGACGACCGAGCAGCCGCACAAGGCGCCGCTcattgcggcgctcgtcggccagcttgcgcttgcgcccggcgcgctcgacggcacggcgacgctcggcgcgcggatTCTCAACGACCTGCTGCACGCGTACGAGGACTACTGCGCGGGCCACTACTGGCGCAACATTCGCCTCGTCCTGTGCTTCTTCTCCGCGCTCctgccgctcggcctcgtgtcggcggcgtcgatgcgcgacgcactcCGGGCGCTCACCGACGGCCTCGCAACGCTCCCGCGCGATGCCGCCGACGGGTGCGCGTTTGCAGTGATCGAGACGCTGTGCCGCGCAGGCACCAACCTCTTGCAGGCGGACGACCATGCGtcgcccaaggccgagctcgacgagctcgtaGACAGCGTGCGTGCCTATGCGGAAAAGCGCACGTcgtacgcggcgctctactcgccgctgcacctcgaccgcgtccCGGAGGAGTACGCGTACCTCTCCGACGAGGGCTTTGCGCAAaaggtgcaggcgctcgaggcgctgcaagCGCGGGGCTACCGCGCCCCTGCGATGCTCGCCTCGCCTTTGGACCTGCTCCCGACGACCGTGTCGCCGCTCACGACGCACGtcccgctcgagcagcgcctcgcgcatgtgccggcggtgccgattcctgccgagcgccgcgccgcgctcgacttGGAGCGCGAGATGGAGTACAGCGGGCCGGATACCGGCAagggcggcgccgaggcgcggcacgcacgcaccggccctgcccagcgccgcatggcGCGCTGGTTCGGCGCGACGGTGCccgcgcccggcacgcccgcggcgctcgtcgtgcgcacgctcgccgaagACATTGTCGACCTCTACGTCGTGAACCGCAAAGAGTGCGCACAGACGCTTCTTGCGCTGCCACTgtggctgcgccgcggcacgttTGGCGGCAAGGTCCCCCCATCGAAAGGGCTCTttggcgacgaggagccgtGGCACacgtcggcctcgggcgacgGGCCGCCCGAAGGGCCGTGGAGCCTCGAGGACCTGATTGTCGAGACGGTccttgcgtcgctgcttgcgctcccctcgccgccgcagaACGAGCTGTACTATGCGTCGCttctgcgcgaggtcgtcggcgcggcaccgcAGCAGAttgcgccgtcgctcgggCGCACTGTCCGCCGCTTCtacacggcgagcgccgcggggtgcgtgcgtgccgagacgctgcgccgcctcgccaaCTGGTTCAGCGTGCACCTGTCCAACTTTAACTTTACCTGGGCATGGTCCGAGTGGGTGtccgacgccgagctcccgtggccgcacgcgcgccgtgcgtttgcgcgccgcctcgcggagctcgaggtgcgcctcgcgtaCTACGACCGGATCAAGAGCACGgtgcccgaggcgctgcagcccTCGCTCCTTCCCCCGGAGGAGCCCGCGCCGGTGTTTACGTatgccgcgccgtcgcatCCCTACCACGGCCGTGCGATGCAGCTGCTCAACTCGctcaaggccaaggccagCGTGCAGGTGATCCAGGCGGACCTGTCGAGCTTTGAGCAGAGCATTCTTGCGCCCGCGAACGACGTGCCGGatgtcgacgacgacgagaacGGGATggtgacgagcgccgcgctcgccgagcagatCGTGCGCGACATGGCCATGCAGACGCTCCTGCATGCGGGCAGCCGCAGCTTTTCGCACCTGCTCAACATGATCGAGCGGTACCACGacctgctgcgctcgctctcgcagacgccgcaggcgcgtgTCGAGATGCTGGGGAGCACGGTGCGCTTctgggcgcgctcgccgcagtGGGTGCTCATTGTCATTGACAAGCTCCTGCAGTACCGCATCGTGGAgccggtcgacgtcgtGTCGTTTGTCTTTacgccgccggccgacaCGAGCCGCCTGCTGGTGCAGGGCAGCGGCGACCAGGTCCCcttctccttctcggccagcgcgcaggagctgggcgggacgctgcgcgactgGAGCTCGTTCAACTGGTGGGCGGTGCTGTGCCTGACCGTCGAAAAGgtcgtcgggcgcgtcgaccagctcacgcgccgcctcgacgagctcctgcacgccgaggcgcagggcgatgcgccggccgacgaccACCTTCCCGCACGCCCGGGCACGCTGCCGACAaactcgacgacgagcgacgaggccaaggtccacctcgacgccatccagctcgagcagcgccgcgtcctcgtcaCGGTCGTGCAGCAGTTTGTGCAGCTCATCAACAGCGTCCACGCATGGGACGCCCAGCCCAACGCGGAggacgcgagcgcggcgacgtggcAGGCGTGGTGGATCCGCGAGTGGTACTGCGAGTTCCTCGCGCTCTACCGCGAGGTCCTCGCGGCGAACCGCGAGACGATCCTCGCCAACGTCTTTGCCGCGGCCAAGGAGGacgaccgcgcgctgcgcctgttTGATGAGGCGTGTGGATAG